A region of Allocoleopsis franciscana PCC 7113 DNA encodes the following proteins:
- a CDS encoding alpha/beta fold hydrolase: protein MTTPLLISTNTIEKHFWTWQGHQIQYTSMGTGKPLVLIHGFGASIGHWRKNIPVLAEAGYQVFAIDLLGFGGSDKPALDYTLDLWQQQLKDFWHAHIQEPTVFIGNSIGALLSLMVVTNEPEIAAGGILINCAGGLNHRPDELNPPLRLVMGMFTKFVSSKLTGPLLFNLIRQKPRIRRTLMQVYRDREAITEELVDLIYTPSCDPGAQQVFASVLTAPPGPSPTELLPKVEHPLLVIWGEDDPWTPIAGAAIYQQQSETGKDVEFVSIANAGHCPHDEKPEAVNQLMLQWLSNMEKVGRPAIPQQS from the coding sequence GTGACAACTCCACTCCTGATATCGACAAACACTATTGAAAAGCACTTTTGGACATGGCAGGGTCATCAAATCCAGTACACATCAATGGGTACGGGTAAGCCGTTAGTGCTGATTCATGGTTTTGGCGCATCGATTGGTCATTGGCGTAAAAATATTCCGGTACTCGCAGAAGCTGGCTACCAGGTGTTTGCAATTGACTTGCTGGGATTTGGCGGTTCCGATAAACCCGCATTGGACTATACCTTAGATTTGTGGCAGCAACAGTTAAAAGATTTCTGGCACGCTCATATCCAGGAACCCACTGTATTTATTGGTAACTCTATCGGTGCTTTGCTCAGCTTGATGGTAGTGACGAATGAGCCAGAAATCGCTGCGGGTGGCATTTTAATTAACTGTGCCGGTGGACTCAATCACCGCCCCGATGAGCTAAATCCTCCCTTGCGTTTAGTCATGGGAATGTTTACAAAGTTTGTTAGTTCTAAACTTACAGGGCCACTCCTGTTTAATCTCATTCGCCAGAAACCGCGCATTCGTCGTACCCTTATGCAGGTGTACCGCGATCGCGAAGCCATTACCGAGGAACTAGTAGACTTAATATACACACCTTCCTGTGACCCTGGTGCTCAACAGGTATTTGCTTCCGTTCTCACCGCCCCTCCGGGTCCTTCTCCAACAGAACTATTACCCAAAGTAGAGCATCCCCTACTGGTGATTTGGGGAGAAGATGACCCTTGGACGCCGATTGCTGGTGCAGCAATCTACCAACAGCAGAGTGAGACGGGTAAGGATGTTGAGTTTGTTAGCATTGCCAATGCCGGTCACTGTCCCCACGATGAGAAACCGGAGGCTGTAAATCAGCTCATGCTCCAGTGGTTATCTAACATGGAAAAAGTAGGAAGACCTGCAATTCCTCAACAAAGTTAG